The Desulfatiglans sp. genomic interval ATATGTATAAAGATATCGTAACATTTTCATTCTCTTTAGAAAGGTTAATGTTTCGATAAGTTATACATTAATGAATTGAAAGTCCATATGGAATTATGCAAAGGTATTTGATTTTTTCACAATCAGATTATGAGATGTATTATTTGTAGAGACAAGGCATGCCTTGTCTCTACAGGGGAGCTTATCATTTCTTAAACTGTGCTATTGTCTGGGCAAGTACAAAATGCTGTTCAGGTCTCAGGTTGAGGGCCTTTTTTATTGCGTCTGCATCAGCGAATGCCCTGACTATACAGGCAAGCCCTTCTGAGGCGCACCACAGATAAACGTTTTGAGCAATAAATCCTGTGTTTGCATATGACCATGTTACCTCAGTGTCTTTCATCCTTTGTCCCCCAAAGCTGGCTCTTTCATAGTCTGCAACATAAATAAGGTTTACAGGGGCGCCGGGAACAAATGGCTGAGTCCCTGCAACAGAGCGTATGTCTTCTTTGCCAAGGACCTTTAGAGCGTGTTCCTTTGCGTCATATAGAAAGAGACCGTCCGCTGTTGTCACATAGATATCAATATTCTGCCAGTCTGCAGCTGAAGGCGCAGTACGATGGTTTGTGCCGGGCCTGTTAATGCCATCCGCTGCCCAGAGCATGTTAGACATCTGCTGCATTGTAAGTTTAACTGCCGGACCGAATTCACCTCTCTGGCTTTGTCTTAAACTCAATGCCTTCATCAAAGGTATCCCGCCCTCCTTTTGAGGATCAGGCAGTTTAATTACCTCTTCTGCTGAGACCAGACCGACATTTGCCAGTATGAACAGACCTGCAACAAACAATATCATGAGTTTTTTCATAATATTCCCTCCTTTGGTTATTTGTTAAGTGTGAAAAACATTAATAAATAACTTGCATCTTCATGTCAAACCATTTTGGAGGTAAAAAATAAAAGTTGACAAAATGTAATAAAAGGGAATAATATGCCCTATAAATTATAGTTAAAAGGAATAATAAGGAATGGAAAGATATCTATATACAATCGAAAAGGTTGCCGAACTGCTGGATGTACACAAGAAAACGATCCTCAGATACATCAAGGAAGGTAAGCTAAAGGCGAACAAGGTGGGTGGCCGCTGGCGCATACATGGTAATGACCTGACCAGTTTTGTAGGTGCAAAAGATGCCCCTGATGAAAGTCTTACACACAATCAGAAACCAAAGGCCGATGTTACGCCTG includes:
- a CDS encoding SagB/ThcOx family dehydrogenase, whose protein sequence is MKKLMILFVAGLFILANVGLVSAEEVIKLPDPQKEGGIPLMKALSLRQSQRGEFGPAVKLTMQQMSNMLWAADGINRPGTNHRTAPSAADWQNIDIYVTTADGLFLYDAKEHALKVLGKEDIRSVAGTQPFVPGAPVNLIYVADYERASFGGQRMKDTEVTWSYANTGFIAQNVYLWCASEGLACIVRAFADADAIKKALNLRPEQHFVLAQTIAQFKK